TAGTTCTTCTAACATGGTGGCTAATTTTATTCCGTGAAGCGGATTATTTGGTTGTTGTTGGCTCATATTTTATGTAAAAAAGCAAAAATAAAGGTTCTAGTTGATTAATTAGTCTAATTACCTTTTAAGTTTTATAGTATTTGAAAGTTTGAAATATTAAATAGAATCAGACTATTTATTTGTCATTTTTTCAATATTTTAGCAAATACTTTAAAACAAACAATTTTAGAATGAAAAATACTGCATTAACACATATTCACGAAGCTTTAGGAGCAAAATTAGTTCCTTTTGCTGGTTATAACATGCCTGTACAATACGAAGGTATCAATATAGAACACGAAACTGTAAGAAAAGGAGTTGGAGTTTTTGACGTAAGTCATATGGGTGAGTTTTTCTTAAAAGGAGAAAATGCTTTGGCTTTAATTCAAAAAATTGGAACAAACGACGCTTCAAAATTAACACCTGGTAAAGCGCAATACAGCTGTATGCCAAATGCTGATGGAGGAATTGTTGATGATTTAATTATCTACATGATTGCTGAAAATGAGTATATGCTTGTTGTAAACGCATCTAACATCGAAAAAGATTGGAACTGGATTGCTAGCCATAACGACTTAAATGTTGAAATGGAAAACCGTTCTGATGACTGGTCTTTATTAGCGATTCAAGGTCCTAAGGCTGCAGAAGCTATGCAATCGTTAACTTCTGTTAACTTATCTACAATTAAATTTTACACGTTTGAAATCACTGATTTTGCTGGTTTACCAAATGTAATTGTATCGGCAACTGGTTATACTGGTTCTGGTGGATTTGAAATTTATGTAAAAAATGAAGACGTAGAAGCTGTTTGGAAAAAAGTTTTCGAAGCTGGTGCTGAATGGGGAATTAAACCAATCGGTTTAGCTGCTCGTGATACTTTACGTTTAGAAATGGGTTACTGTTTATATGGTAATGATATTGACGATACAACTTCACCATTAGAAGCTGGTTTAGGTTGGATTACTAAATTCACAAAAGACTTTGTAAATTCTGAAGCTTTAAAGGCTCAAAAAGAAGCTGGTGTTACTAAAAAATTAGTTGCTTTTGAATTAACAGAACGTGGTATTCCTCGTCATGACTATGAAATAGTTGATGCTGAAGGTACTGTAATTGGTCGTGTTACTTCTGGAACTATGAGTCCTTCTTTAGGAAAAGGAATTGGTTTAGGATACGTTACTAAAGAAAATTCAAAATTAGATTCTGATATTTTTATTCAAGTTCGTAAAAAACAATTAGCTGCAAAAGTGGTTAAATTACCTTTTTACAAAGGATAAGCTTAAAATATTTAAATGTAAAAAGCAACTCTTAGGAGTTGCTTTTTTGTTTATGATAATATCTAAAATTATTTGAAGCAATTTCCCGCTTTCCGCACTCGCTTTTTTTTGAAGAAAAATCAAAAAAAGAGCTCAAACAATTGCTTCAATCGGGGCTAGAAATTTCTGCTATTTACATTTTTTTTATTACAGATTTTTAAATATTACTTTTTATCATCTTTAGAAGCTTTGTTCCAAATTTTTATTTCATCATCTTTGGTTACCCCTTCTAAAACCTCAACATTTATACCATCTGAAGTACCTAATTTCACTTCCTTTTTTTCAAATTTATCATCTGAAATTTTAACTTCTACATATGGTTCTTCTGTTTTTTTATCAAACCTAAGCAACGCTTCTTTTATTGATAAAACTGAATCTTTTTTAACTAAAACGATATCAGCATTTGCACTATAACCAGCTCTAATAAAATATTCATCATCTAAAGTAACATCTGCTTTAATTTTAAATTGAACAGCTCCTCCTTCATCAGTTCCTTTTGGAGCTATAAAGTTTAAAACAGCAGGAAATTTTTTATTTTCAATAGCACCGATTGCAATTTCAATATTACTTCCTTTTACTAGTTTCCCTACTTCAGATTCATCTACTTTACCTTCAAAAATCATTTTGGTCATATCAGCAATACGAGCAATTGTAGTACCTGCGTTAAAATCATTTGCTTGTGTAACTTGATATCCTTTTTTAACAGGAATTTCAACAATCATACCCGATGTAGTTGCTCTAATACTTGTATTAGCAGCACTTCCTAAACCTGATGTTGTTCCTTTTTTAATAATATCCATATCAGATTTGGCATTTGCTAATGATAAACTGGCATTATTATAAGTTAGTTCAGCATTTTCAAACTCTTGACGAGAAATTACTCCTTTATCAAATAGTTTTTTGTTTCTATCAAATTGAACTTTTGCATTATTAAATGATAATTTTGCATTTTTCACAGCACCATTTGCTCTATTTAAAGAAGCTACATTTGGTACAACTCTAACAGTTGCTATTAAATCTCCTGCTTTTACGATAGCTCCTTCTTCAACTAAAATCTTATCAACAATACCTGCTATTTGAGGTTTAATTTCAACTTCTTCTAAAGGTACTACTTTACCTGTTGCTACCGTTTTTTTAACTATTGTTGTTCTAAACGGTGTTTCTGTTTCATACGTTACAATATTTTTTTTGTTCTTTT
The Tenacibaculum pacificus DNA segment above includes these coding regions:
- the gcvT gene encoding glycine cleavage system aminomethyltransferase GcvT, whose amino-acid sequence is MKNTALTHIHEALGAKLVPFAGYNMPVQYEGINIEHETVRKGVGVFDVSHMGEFFLKGENALALIQKIGTNDASKLTPGKAQYSCMPNADGGIVDDLIIYMIAENEYMLVVNASNIEKDWNWIASHNDLNVEMENRSDDWSLLAIQGPKAAEAMQSLTSVNLSTIKFYTFEITDFAGLPNVIVSATGYTGSGGFEIYVKNEDVEAVWKKVFEAGAEWGIKPIGLAARDTLRLEMGYCLYGNDIDDTTSPLEAGLGWITKFTKDFVNSEALKAQKEAGVTKKLVAFELTERGIPRHDYEIVDAEGTVIGRVTSGTMSPSLGKGIGLGYVTKENSKLDSDIFIQVRKKQLAAKVVKLPFYKG
- a CDS encoding efflux RND transporter periplasmic adaptor subunit, whose amino-acid sequence is MSKRAKIILGIIAILFAVALIWFGQKNKKNIVTYETETPFRTTIVKKTVATGKVVPLEEVEIKPQIAGIVDKILVEEGAIVKAGDLIATVRVVPNVASLNRANGAVKNAKLSFNNAKVQFDRNKKLFDKGVISRQEFENAELTYNNASLSLANAKSDMDIIKKGTTSGLGSAANTSIRATTSGMIVEIPVKKGYQVTQANDFNAGTTIARIADMTKMIFEGKVDESEVGKLVKGSNIEIAIGAIENKKFPAVLNFIAPKGTDEGGAVQFKIKADVTLDDEYFIRAGYSANADIVLVKKDSVLSIKEALLRFDKKTEEPYVEVKISDDKFEKKEVKLGTSDGINVEVLEGVTKDDEIKIWNKASKDDKK